Proteins from a single region of Haloterrigena alkaliphila:
- a CDS encoding (R)-citramalate synthase has product MTHSAADTIAPDRTVRLLDTTLRDGEQAPGVSLTPDEKVDIARALERAGVAVIEAGSACTGAGERQAISRVTDLDLEARVTSFCRGMEADVDLALDCDVDGVHIVVPASDRHVEGKVGTSREDNLEKTAELVAYAKAHDLWVEVIGEDGSRADLDYLEELMATAVDAGADRICFADTVGHTGPERTAEAVSRLTDVGPVSAHTHDDLGLGVANALSAVSAGADLVHCTVNGLGERAGNVALEEVAIALSHVYDVETLELEELYDLAQTVSRATGVQLPPNKAVIGENAFTHESGIHTDGTLKDDKMYEPYPPETVGRERRLALGKHTGRAGVEATLEEHDVAADDDEIAEIATRVTELGDRGRRVTDADLLAIAEDVTGDDRERVVDLLDLSATSGGPVPTASVRLAVGGEERVASGTGSGPVDAAVSAVREALGSMADAELESYHVDAVTGGTDAVVTVEVTMVRNDRSVTVARSEADITRASVEAMVDALDRLLAADQQPLTPADD; this is encoded by the coding sequence GTGACTCACTCCGCCGCCGATACGATCGCCCCCGACCGTACAGTGCGCCTTCTCGATACGACGCTTCGCGACGGCGAACAAGCCCCGGGCGTCTCCCTGACGCCCGACGAGAAAGTCGACATCGCCCGCGCGTTAGAGCGGGCGGGCGTCGCCGTCATCGAGGCGGGTAGTGCCTGTACCGGCGCGGGCGAGCGACAGGCCATCTCGCGGGTGACCGACCTCGACCTCGAGGCCCGCGTTACGAGCTTCTGCCGCGGAATGGAAGCCGACGTCGACCTCGCGCTCGACTGTGACGTCGACGGCGTCCACATCGTCGTCCCCGCAAGCGACCGCCACGTCGAGGGCAAGGTCGGCACCTCCCGCGAGGACAACCTCGAGAAGACGGCCGAACTCGTCGCCTACGCGAAGGCCCACGACCTCTGGGTCGAGGTCATCGGCGAGGACGGCTCGCGGGCCGACCTCGACTACCTCGAGGAGCTGATGGCGACGGCCGTCGACGCCGGCGCCGATCGGATCTGCTTCGCCGACACCGTCGGCCACACCGGACCCGAGCGCACCGCCGAGGCGGTCTCGCGGCTCACCGACGTCGGCCCGGTCAGCGCCCACACCCACGACGATCTGGGGCTGGGCGTCGCGAACGCGCTGTCGGCCGTCTCGGCCGGCGCCGACCTCGTCCACTGTACCGTCAACGGGCTCGGCGAGCGCGCCGGCAACGTCGCGCTCGAGGAGGTCGCGATCGCGCTCTCGCACGTCTACGACGTCGAGACCCTCGAACTCGAGGAACTGTACGATCTCGCCCAAACCGTCTCCCGGGCGACGGGCGTTCAGCTCCCGCCGAACAAGGCCGTCATCGGCGAGAACGCGTTCACCCACGAGAGCGGCATCCACACCGACGGGACGCTCAAGGACGACAAGATGTACGAGCCGTACCCGCCCGAGACGGTCGGTCGCGAACGGCGACTCGCGCTCGGCAAGCACACCGGTCGCGCGGGCGTCGAGGCAACCCTCGAGGAACACGACGTCGCGGCCGACGACGACGAGATCGCCGAGATCGCCACTCGAGTGACGGAACTCGGCGACCGCGGCCGTCGGGTCACCGACGCCGACCTGCTGGCCATCGCCGAGGACGTCACCGGCGACGACCGCGAGCGCGTCGTCGACTTACTCGACCTCTCCGCGACCAGCGGCGGACCCGTCCCGACGGCCAGCGTCCGACTCGCCGTCGGCGGCGAGGAACGCGTCGCCAGCGGGACCGGATCCGGCCCCGTCGACGCCGCCGTCTCCGCCGTCCGCGAGGCGCTGGGCTCGATGGCAGACGCCGAACTCGAGTCCTATCACGTCGACGCGGTAACGGGTGGTACGGACGCGGTCGTCACCGTCGAAGTGACGATGGTCCGCAACGACCGGTCGGTCACCGTCGCCCGCAGCGAGGCCGACATCACGCGGGCCAGCGTCGAGGCGATGGTCGACGCCCTCGATCGACTGCTCGCAGCCGACCAGCAGCCCCTGACGCCGGCGGACGACTGA
- a CDS encoding DUF192 domain-containing protein, with translation MQLVHEPISGGDSTDERDDRRVLATDVDIADSLLSQTRGLMFRRSIPDDYALAFQFDSAEVRDVHMLFVFFSIDALWVADGVVQRVERLRPWLSFARAECDLLVELPAGAADGVESGDRVVLEEA, from the coding sequence GTGCAGTTGGTTCACGAACCGATTTCGGGCGGCGATTCGACCGACGAACGCGATGACCGACGGGTGCTTGCGACGGACGTCGACATCGCCGACTCGCTGCTGAGCCAGACCCGCGGCCTGATGTTCCGCCGCTCGATACCCGACGACTACGCGCTGGCCTTCCAATTCGATTCCGCGGAGGTCCGCGACGTCCACATGCTGTTCGTCTTCTTCTCGATCGACGCCCTCTGGGTCGCCGACGGCGTCGTTCAGCGCGTCGAACGCCTTCGCCCGTGGCTGAGTTTCGCCCGCGCGGAGTGCGACCTGCTCGTCGAACTTCCGGCCGGCGCTGCGGACGGCGTCGAATCCGGCGATCGGGTCGTGCTCGAGGAGGCGTGA
- a CDS encoding ArsR family transcriptional regulator, with protein MLPTDDSSETLLDADEVLEAVAALGDRDRFEVAYTLYAMDAEAATLEAIAAETEHSETDANASIGALRDAGVVTERMPCLVDPTVDGPEYELTEFGRLLLEEGVLALFEAAEQVDEVEFGAL; from the coding sequence ATGCTACCGACCGACGACTCGAGCGAGACGCTGCTCGACGCGGACGAGGTTCTCGAGGCCGTCGCCGCCCTCGGCGACCGAGACCGGTTCGAGGTCGCCTACACCCTATACGCGATGGACGCCGAGGCAGCCACGCTCGAGGCCATTGCGGCCGAAACGGAACACTCTGAGACGGACGCGAACGCGAGCATCGGCGCCCTCCGTGACGCCGGCGTCGTCACCGAGCGGATGCCGTGTCTGGTCGACCCGACCGTCGACGGCCCGGAGTACGAACTGACGGAGTTCGGCCGATTGTTGCTCGAGGAGGGCGTGCTCGCACTGTTCGAAGCAGCCGAGCAAGTCGACGAGGTCGAGTTCGGGGCGCTCTGA
- the hpt gene encoding hypoxanthine/guanine phosphoribosyltransferase, protein MDATLEPLARSLREAPVVDRDGYEYFVHGVTDGVPPIEPAVLEAVADGIRERIDLEGVDKLVAPEAMGIHHGTALSLATGIPMAVVRKRSYGFPDEVAVHQETSYGESELFLNGVDAGDRVVLVDDVLSSGGTIEAVCEALEAVEAELVDIVVVLRRVDADHEAVSREVTSLLDVRVRDGALEVVDDDSTFE, encoded by the coding sequence ATGGACGCAACCCTGGAGCCGCTGGCGCGGTCGCTCCGCGAGGCCCCGGTCGTCGATCGAGACGGCTACGAGTACTTCGTTCACGGCGTTACCGACGGCGTACCGCCGATCGAACCGGCGGTGCTCGAGGCCGTCGCCGACGGCATCCGCGAGCGAATCGACCTCGAGGGCGTCGACAAACTCGTCGCGCCCGAGGCCATGGGCATCCATCACGGCACCGCACTCTCGCTGGCGACGGGGATTCCGATGGCCGTCGTCCGCAAGCGCTCCTACGGCTTTCCCGACGAGGTCGCCGTCCACCAGGAGACCAGCTACGGCGAGAGCGAACTGTTCCTGAACGGCGTCGACGCGGGCGATCGGGTGGTGCTCGTCGACGACGTCCTCTCCTCGGGCGGCACGATCGAAGCGGTCTGCGAGGCCCTCGAGGCCGTCGAGGCGGAGCTCGTCGATATCGTCGTCGTGCTCCGACGCGTCGACGCGGACCACGAAGCGGTCTCCCGGGAGGTGACGAGCCTGCTCGACGTCCGCGTTCGGGACGGGGCGCTCGAGGTCGTGGACGACGACTCGACGTTCGAATAG
- a CDS encoding DUF7097 family protein — translation MEKTPRGTSVGVDDPYEFAGVCDHLTGEGTCRYAFDHYEHDPEFARQRAEDDYECPVVDPESDWEWRDCPHFRSRNRDRECVRCGIAEKRMAHDDERPLLEEHHLSYARDGEELTHEITVYLCRWCHAKVHNSWARITDDAGPDPEAIAALEERRGREYEELGFESAAERYDEER, via the coding sequence ATGGAGAAAACGCCGCGGGGCACGTCGGTCGGCGTCGACGACCCCTACGAGTTCGCGGGCGTCTGCGACCACCTCACCGGCGAGGGAACGTGCCGGTACGCCTTCGACCACTACGAGCACGACCCGGAGTTCGCCCGCCAGCGCGCCGAAGACGACTACGAGTGTCCCGTCGTCGACCCCGAATCGGACTGGGAGTGGCGCGACTGTCCGCACTTCCGTTCGCGCAACCGGGACCGCGAGTGCGTCCGCTGTGGCATCGCGGAGAAGCGCATGGCCCACGACGACGAGCGCCCGCTGCTCGAGGAACATCACCTCTCGTACGCGCGCGACGGCGAGGAACTCACCCACGAGATCACGGTCTACCTCTGTCGGTGGTGTCACGCCAAGGTCCACAACTCGTGGGCGCGGATCACCGACGACGCGGGCCCGGATCCCGAGGCGATCGCCGCGCTCGAGGAACGCCGCGGGCGCGAGTACGAAGAGTTGGGGTTCGAGTCGGCGGCGGAGCGGTACGACGAAGAGCGGTGA